A window of Sinimarinibacterium sp. NLF-5-8 genomic DNA:
CTTCAATCTGCTCTTGCCAGTCCACTTCAACATCCGCGAGTGCGGCGCTGATGGCGGCGCCGCTCACGCGCGCTTGTTCGAGTTCATTGCGGATGCGCAGCAGGCCGCGCCCCTGGGCAATGCGATTACGCACGATCATTTCGGCATAGCGCGCGTCCGATTGCAGATCGTGCGCGCGCAGTTCGTTGATAACCTCATCCACCAAGTCGGCAGAAAAGCCGCGCTGGGTGAGTTTGCTGGCCAGCTCTGCTGCGCCGTGTTCGCGTTGCGCCAGCAGGCGCAGGGCGGCATTGCGGCCATCCTGCACCGTGGCATCGGGCTTACTTTTTGTCGGGCGCGGCATCTTCAGTTGCAACCGGCGCGCGCGCCGGCATCAAGACCGCGCGCAGGGCGGTTTCGATTTCGGCGGCGGCTTCGGGGTTTTCACGCAAATACGCGCGCGCGTTGTCTTTGCCCTGACCGATCTTGGTGTCTTTGTAGGCGTACCAGGAGCCGGCCTTGTCCACCAGCTTGTGCTCCACCCCCAGATCAATCAGTTCACTGAGTTTGGAGATGCCTTCGTTATACAAAATCTCAAACTTGGCTTCTTTGAACGGCGGCGCCATCTTGTTTTTGACGATCTTGACGCGGGTTTCGTTACCGACGATTTCCTCGCCTTTTTTGATGCTGCCGATGCGGCGGATGTCCAGGCGAACAGAGGCGTAAAACTTCAGCGCGTTGCCGCCGGTGGTGGTTTCCGGCGAGCCATACATCACGCCGATCTTCATGCGGATCTGGTTGATGAAAATCACCATGCACTTGGAACGCGAGATGTTGCCGGTGAGCTTGCGCAGCGCCTGGCTCATCAGGCGCGCCTGTACGCCGACGATGGAATCGCCCATCTCGCCTTCAATTTCAGCCTTGGGCACCAGCGCCGCCACCGAGTCGATGACGATCAGATCAACGCTGTTGGAACGCACCAGCATGTCGCAGATTTCCAGCGCCTGTTCGCCGGTATCCGGCTGCGAGATCACCAGATCTTCAACCTTGACCCCCAGCTTGGCGGCGTATTGCACATCCAGCGCGTGCTCGGCGTCGATGAACGCGCAGACGCCTCCGGCTTTCTGGCATTCGGCCACCGCATGCAGCGTCAGCGTGGTTTTACCCGACGATTCCGGCCCGTAGATTTCGATCACGCGGCCTTTCGGCAAACCCCCGATACCCAGCGCAGCATCCAGCGTCAGCGAGCCGGTGGAGATCACCTCCACATCACGCAGTTGCTCGCCGGGGGCCATTTTCATGATCGCGCCCTTGCCAAACTGCTTTTCAATCTGCGTCAGCGCCGCTTCCAGCGCCTTTTTGCGGTTCTCATCCATGCTCAATTGTTCCTGGTCATCGGGTGGGTGCGCGGCATTGTGCCGCAGCCAAGGCTCAAAACATGAGCCGATGAAGACATTGTTTCACATTGGCATGCAGCGATTGCTGCGCGGCAACGCAACTTGCGAAAGATTGCCCCCTCACCCATTGCGGGGATTGAGCATGCTCAAAGCTGTGTTAAACAGCCCTTCCACTCACCACATCGACTGCCATGATCAAGGCTCTCAATCGCTTTTCCCGCCTCGTGCACGTGCCTGCCGACCTTGCCAGCGTCACCGCTTACGGCGCCGAAGTCGCCGATCTGGATGTGGGGCTGGCACCCGGAACCGCAGAAGCACTGTGGCAACGCGCGGTCAAGCTCTATGCCAGTGGCGTGCAACCGGCGATGCAACTGTGCGTTCATCACCGTGGGCAGGTGATCCTCAATCGGGCGATTGGTCACGCGCACGGCAACGCCCCCGGCGCGCGCGCAGCGCAGCCAACGCCCATTGCCCTGGACACCCCGATCAATCTGTTTTCGTGCGGCAAGGCTGTCACTGCGGCGCTGATGCACAAGCTCGAAGAATTGGGACTGTTGTCACTGGATGCGCCGGTGGCCGCTTACATCCCCGAGTTTGCCCGTCACGGCAAAGGTGCAATCACCGTGCGTCAGGTGCTGACCCATCGCGGCGGCATCGCCCAGTTACCCAAAACCCAGGTTTCCCTGATCAATCTCGACAAGCTCGCCGACCCCGCAGCCATCAGCGACATCCTCTGCGATTTAAGACCGGCCACAGTCGGCGGCGCGCCGGGCTACCACGCCATCTCCGGCGGCTTTGTCATGGCCGAAATCATGCGCCGCGTGGCGGGCGAACCGCGCGCGCTGCTCAAGCAATACCTCAAAGACCCGCTGGGTTTGCAATGGCTGGATTTTGGCGTCAGCGCCGACCAGGTTCCGCTGGTGGCAGAAAACGCCTGCACCGGCTTCATGTCGCCTCCCATTGCCTGGCATCTGGGGCGTGTGGTCGGTGCCGAGTTTTCGGCGGCGGTGGACATGTCCAACGACCCACGCTTTCTCACCGCCGTGGTGCCCTCCGGCAACGTCATCAGCACCGCACAGGATTGCGCCGTGTTTTACCAATGCCTGCTCAACGACGGCGCCCACAACGGCCAGCAGGTGTTCAAACCCGAAACCCTCCGCGCCATGCGCAAACCCGACGACTACGGCGCCACCCTGGATCGCACCATCGGCATCCCCATCCGCTACTCACGCGGCGGCTTCATGATCGGCCACACCGGCATCGGCCTGTTTGGCCTCAATCAACACCACACGTTTGGGCACTTTGGCCTGTCCAGCACCCTGACCTGGGCGCGCGCCGACACCGGCACCGTGGTCTGCTGGCTGACCACTGGCAAGCCGGTTCTAGGGCCACATATCCCCGAAATGCTGGGCATGTTTTCTGGCTTTAACGCCCTGTGCGAAAACCGCCTGGCGTAAGCGCGCGCTAATTACGATACCAGCGCCGCTGCAAGGCGCTGATGACCAAATCGGGGTATTTGATTCGGCCCAAACTGCCGTTGTAGCGCCCCAACGCGTTAATCAAGTTGCCGCGCTCCTTGTCCAGATAGAACTTGAGAATGGTGCAGCCCATGCGCAGGTTGGTGGGCGGATGAAACAGGTTATCGCCGGGGCGGCCAATTTCCTTGAGCCAGAACGGCATGATCTGCATCAAGCCTTGCGCGCCGGCGACGGACACGGCGTTGGGATCAAAGCGGCTTTCCACTTCAATGACCGCCAGCACCAGCTCCGGTGAAAGCTTGGCGCGGCGGGCTTCGCTGTGCACCAGGCGCAGCAGCTCCAGCCGCTGCGCTTCGTCTTTGATGATGCCGCTGAGACGGCCCGACATATCCAGCAGCCAGACCTCGGCATCAAAGCGATGCTCAAAGCTGTCGCTGGCACCAATGGTTTTGGCCAGCAGCGCGCGCAGTTCCGGTTCTGGCTCGCCTTGCGGGGCGGCGCGCGCGCTCACCGCGCACGCCAGCAGTAGCGCGCCCAGCAGCGCGCGCGCCCACAGCACGCGCTCAGCCGCCGAGTTTGGCCAGCACCGCTTGGGTGCTGGCGGGGATCATTTCGGCAGCGTCGGCGCGGCGGTGTTTGTATTCAAACTCGCCGTTTGCCAGCCCTTTGCCGCCAATGACGATGCGGTGCGGAATGCCGATCAAATCGGCATCGGCAAACATCGCGCCGGGACGCAGGCCCCGATCATCGACCAGCACGTCCACGCCAGCGGCTTGCAGCTCAGCTTCCAGCGTTTGTACCGCCGC
This region includes:
- a CDS encoding serine hydrolase; translated protein: MIKALNRFSRLVHVPADLASVTAYGAEVADLDVGLAPGTAEALWQRAVKLYASGVQPAMQLCVHHRGQVILNRAIGHAHGNAPGARAAQPTPIALDTPINLFSCGKAVTAALMHKLEELGLLSLDAPVAAYIPEFARHGKGAITVRQVLTHRGGIAQLPKTQVSLINLDKLADPAAISDILCDLRPATVGGAPGYHAISGGFVMAEIMRRVAGEPRALLKQYLKDPLGLQWLDFGVSADQVPLVAENACTGFMSPPIAWHLGRVVGAEFSAAVDMSNDPRFLTAVVPSGNVISTAQDCAVFYQCLLNDGAHNGQQVFKPETLRAMRKPDDYGATLDRTIGIPIRYSRGGFMIGHTGIGLFGLNQHHTFGHFGLSSTLTWARADTGTVVCWLTTGKPVLGPHIPEMLGMFSGFNALCENRLA
- a CDS encoding lytic transglycosylase domain-containing protein — protein: MWARALLGALLLACAVSARAAPQGEPEPELRALLAKTIGASDSFEHRFDAEVWLLDMSGRLSGIIKDEAQRLELLRLVHSEARRAKLSPELVLAVIEVESRFDPNAVSVAGAQGLMQIMPFWLKEIGRPGDNLFHPPTNLRMGCTILKFYLDKERGNLINALGRYNGSLGRIKYPDLVISALQRRWYRN
- a CDS encoding regulatory protein RecX, whose translation is MPRPTKSKPDATVQDGRNAALRLLAQREHGAAELASKLTQRGFSADLVDEVINELRAHDLQSDARYAEMIVRNRIAQGRGLLRIRNELEQARVSGAAISAALADVEVDWQEQIEAVYACKFTGAPGSAADWQKRYRFLLQRGFAGEAIRKVLGKIPRAR
- the recA gene encoding recombinase RecA, yielding MDENRKKALEAALTQIEKQFGKGAIMKMAPGEQLRDVEVISTGSLTLDAALGIGGLPKGRVIEIYGPESSGKTTLTLHAVAECQKAGGVCAFIDAEHALDVQYAAKLGVKVEDLVISQPDTGEQALEICDMLVRSNSVDLIVIDSVAALVPKAEIEGEMGDSIVGVQARLMSQALRKLTGNISRSKCMVIFINQIRMKIGVMYGSPETTTGGNALKFYASVRLDIRRIGSIKKGEEIVGNETRVKIVKNKMAPPFKEAKFEILYNEGISKLSELIDLGVEHKLVDKAGSWYAYKDTKIGQGKDNARAYLRENPEAAAEIETALRAVLMPARAPVATEDAAPDKK